A window of the Podospora bellae-mahoneyi strain CBS 112042 chromosome 6, whole genome shotgun sequence genome harbors these coding sequences:
- a CDS encoding hypothetical protein (COG:P; EggNog:ENOG503NV9V): MATRKLNKRTRVSIIIAISTAFFVCELVVAFKTSSLALYADAIHYLNDLLGYVVTLVAIVVSERSGSPQELSFGWQRSTLLGAFFNGSFLFALALSILFQSIERFIKMEKVEEPKLVLIVGGVGLALNLVSFAFLHEHNHGHGHGHSHSHGHGHGHGHGHEHEHEHSKQTDEVPRGDHHHRHELTSPCKKGGDAELLKNGGTTTSSATVLNLPSPKASCVDIEADGTTSPIAATDSHSEHRHIIHIGKAPLGDLNMLAAKFHVLGDIAGNLGVMIAAAIIKYVRPDTMNEFDPKYYVDPAISLGIAALIFCTAIPILRESGTILLQSAPAGVILIPGVLAVHELHVWRLNEEKSIASAHVVVSDPDMAKFMDRAKTISECLHAYGIHSVTLQPELVRAPLLPTGCQISCGGGMCEKLACCSVSVSSDGGHE; the protein is encoded by the exons ATGGCGACCAGGAAACTCAACAAGAGGACAAGAGTGTCGATTATTATCGCCATCTCGACCGCTTTCTTCGTGTGTGAGCTTGTTG TCGCCTTCAAAACTAGTAGTTTGGCACTCTACGCTGATGCCATTCACTAC CTAAATGATCTACTCGGCTATGTGGTGACTCTGGTCGCCATTGTT GTATCTGAGCGCAGTGGCTCGCCTCAAGAGCTATCTTTCGGCTGGCAGCGATCTACGCTGCTTGGCGCCTTTTTCAATGGATCCTTTTTGTTCGCTTTAGCGCTCAGTATTTTATTCCAGTCCATCGAGCGCTTTATAAAGATGGAGAAAGTCGAAGAACCCAAACTAGTCTTGATAGTGGGTGGCGTAGGTCTCGCCCTGAACCTCGTCAGCTTTGCCTTTCTACATG AACACAACCACGGTCACGGTCACGGCCACAGCCATTCTCACGGACAcgggcatgggcatgggcatgggcatgAGCATGAACATGAACACAGCAAACAAACCGATGAAGTCCCTCGTGGCGATCATCACCACAGACATGAACTTACTTCACCCTGTAAGAAGGGCGGCGATGCCGAACTCCTAAAGAATGGAGGTACCACTACCAGCAGTGCAACAGTTCTCAACTTACCATCACCGAAAGCATCATGTGTCGATATTGAGGCCGACGGGACGACATCGCCAATAGCTGCTACCGATTCCCACTCCGAACATCGGCACATTATACACATCGGCAAGGCGCCATTAGGAGATCTCAACATGCTCGCCGCCAAGTTCCACGTCTTAGGGGATATTGCTGGGAATCTGGGGGTCATGATTGCGGCAGCCATCATAAAATATGTTCGCCCCGACACGATGAATGAATTCGACCCTAAATACTACGTCGATCCAGCCATCAGCTTAGGCATCGCAGCTCTCATCTTCTGCACAGCAATTCCAATTTTGAGGGAGTCCGGCACCATTCTTTTACAAAGTGCACCTGCTGGGGTCATTCTC ATTCCCGGCGTTCTCGCTGTCCACGAGCTCCACGTCTGGAGACTTAACGAAGAGAAATCCATCGCCTCAGCACACGTTGTCGTTTCTGACCCGGATATGGCCAAGTTTATGGACAGGGCAAAGACGATTAGTGAATGTCTTCATGCCTATGGTATACACTCGGTCACACTCCAGCCAGAGCTGGTTAGGGCACCGCTTTTACCAACGGGATGTCAGATTTCTTGTGGGGGCGGCATGTGTGAGAAGTTGGCTTGCTGCTCGGTGTCGGTCTCGAGTGATGGTGGGCATGAGTGA
- the IML1 gene encoding vacuolar membrane-associated protein iml1 (BUSCO:EOG092604I8; EggNog:ENOG503NX2D; COG:T), translating into MSSRTASAGASGPAKGAQGWPSYLRQFSKASAEEQPHLYPNLNPHSPADTVTSSSSTIRERPQSAKRPERRWTVTVNEALSGDEVLLNLELLGDDIQPGSLVAIDVLKPETEKQHHPERSKDDSSAGCKPKRYICIAKDLNRDFRARYPMVEVYVAKHIAEAFGVRKGTQVTVAPIDSTNPAVEASHLELSFKDQYLSRADMWRMAVGMLSERTVYKGQMILFMGTVKAQVTAVYVDGRQIHSAFFGRDTKPIFRSESARYVLFIQMSREMWEFDSDGSGEIMFNKVVNGFLPALFKKWAAMKLKHLVTIVLFARVEYDTGISTELTNAAVQNLYYTGIQSSGNRRPYKDFYRVVVSEMGSGEWTKILHQLKREFSYFRKDISTHHIKAITWSPFPGSDDPATRESTLNRIKAEASRAVHGNFLEAINMASSLYAHDYIDRDLTRTGVSVVVISPSPGVFEVDYDALRRTTESLVGNGIGIDLICIPKIPLHSVPLFRYRAPQNSQLASQRSKLNMSSGSTPKQTSSVFGSYSSQVGLFSPGKGLEMARRGEPVGQRSAQDEFVSVVPQWLHVSYWTGASEEALSYQGIALSVSDVPHGDAGDEFPIRCRMYDLQMRSVMETNEIETQPLHMDPYFPLSALQVTQIPQPHIDSDGTIFVKNTQVPETLFEHVYGFQKFVPDRNSKHAERSLWKQLQQYDDSRARLPTSRMIAGPHRHGRMYEDVPRKQVSEDTSLLSTSFSERRPSTAIQPTIPGPSQFHRQSSDRLDVLSSLSTNRKSPAGSSNASSTATSSPTKPPKFMRQISRSSAGFKIAAPKAAAAELSVQSVEASRPSGPHDHRMGNARGDQRPMSSDKTRMGSPLFNQGSFSSYTFAQGYLSPGDSGSKPILIRNQQPSGVSVANSILVSTLRPEPTRLDRDIKKSNAIRNDDANRLNKSILLADAMSELPTTLSPTTALNPWLTILNPSNTKPEDVNMASLYSRWQHVFPRPAEMRLMKWKSLCSPAAVPLTCEYFPTESQFESEYQRQPYNVSQNVDDELSEEPRSRDDLLRELVSLRFCQGFQIIVGPAVAKAFGQKQLKVADVFSRDHMMEDGTSIFMSAGNTIHQLSCVNGTEVEVNIFVRKPTESSPQVYDGASSRYKPAIRTLLDQRYRTSEFDLVTPKPEWNWNYIDAFVAGHNDELTEHLRFWRARFVLIPITGRHASLPRAQSGDSDEEVRIEGIRKLAQLWQRYRYVPPNERRLQGPGQRKKKEANPLDIVYKTEDSSVVIAAELETLPLLEGVDRKGGLVRRGEQFSKKNFSLAALAEAIQQPVEQGGVRMQNRRWHLRLHYNCFIGSDMTSWLLDNFEDLEDREEAEALGNRLMVSDDREKDKEGNKKESGGLFVHVEKRHSFRDGQYFYQISSEYAKPQPSWFKRTQQFSIPTTPMSENMPRDLRVGISRPTSIHEENSSTSGASTPTAPPTVIGGKKPKVVLSKSIKYDVDHRKKSYRPEIVELHYDRLHNPENCYHIRVDWMNVTAKLIEDAVENWAREAAQYGLRLVEVPIAEACSISYINPFRRPYIIKLALPPPDRSPVTYYDSISFTPSAQPGKHFYQKAILRKFDFVLDVEAASNFPSNVDVSYSWGKPDFRYTQYIHRSGSVLAQITDEGDLLLLANRLYSSRAAAAREREMQRELRTEHPALGVNSAVATPGGVPGWAMTPLGGYPVFNLPTPSVGISSEPVTSSPSIKPGFLSPIIRPVGATAMSNPPSAGGGGGSAFGTPGILQKGPGWSWTGQEPEMVKDELERFCKDTRALDQFYREQRMAAVVREAGGGVSAGGIGAVGGAVIGAGGVGSTPVTEGNIPVIGLPGNIIGSVGGGSNSGAVGTGMGISPRVGSPAFMMGAGERFLRRGSVQIAGGLEGLRMTGKGEGKGDWGR; encoded by the exons ATGTCGTCGAGAACCGCCTCGGCCGGCGCGTCGGGGCCTGCAAAAGGCGCTCAGGGTTGGCCGTCCTACCTTCGCCAGTTCAGTAAAGCCAGCGCAGAGGAGCAACCGCATCTATATCCCAATCTGAATCCCCATTCACCGGCAGACACGGTCACTTCGAGCAGTTCGACCATTCGCGAGCGACCCCAGTCGGCGAAACGCCCAGAACGAAGATGGACCGTGACTGTCAACGAAGCGCTTTCCGGCGACGAAGTGTTGCTCAACTTGGAGCTGCTAGGGGACGATATCCAGCCAGGCAGCCTCGTGGCTATCGATGTGCTAAAGCCAGAAACCGAGAAGCAGCATCACCCAGAACGCAGCAAAGATGACAGCTCTGCGGGTTGCAAGCCAAAGCGCTACATATGTATCGCCAAAGACTTGAATAGGGATTTCAGGGCTCGATACCCCATGGTCGAAGTCTATGTCGCCAAACATATCGCAGAAGCCTttggggtgaggaagggtaCACAAGTTACTGTCGCTCCA ATTGACAGCACGAACCCGGCCGTTGAAGCATCTCACCTCGAGCTCTCCTTTAAAGATCAGTATCTTTCGCGAGCTGATATGTGGCGTATGGCAGTGGGAATGCTTTCAGAGCGGACCGTATACAAAGGACAGATGATCCTGTTCATGGGTACCGTCAAGGCGCAGGTTACAGCTGTGTATGTTGACGGACGCCAAATCCATTCTGCCTTCTTCGGCCGCGACACAAAGCCCATATTCCGCAGCGAATCCGCTCGATATGTTCTTTTCATCCAGATGTCCCGCGAGATGTGGGAATTTGACTCGGATGGTTCCGGCGAGATCATGTTTAACAAAGTGGTCAACGGGTTCCTACCAGCGCTCTTCAAGAAGTGGGCAGCTATGAAGCTGAAGCATCTTGTCACCATCGTGTTGTTTGCACGCGTCGAGTACGACACGGGTATTTCGACTGAACTCACCAATGCCGCTGTTCAAAACCTTTACTACACCGGCATTCAGTCCTCTGGAAACCGCCGCCCATACAAGGACTTCTATAGGGTAGTCGTCAGTGAGATGGGCAGTGGTGAGTGGACCAAAATCTTGCATCAGCTCAAGCGGGAGTTTAGCTACTTCCGCAAGGACATCAGCACCCACCACATAAAGGCCATAACATGGTCACCCTTCCCTGGCTCGGATGATCCTGCGACTCGCGAGTCAACCCTCAACAGGATCAAAGCTGAAGCCTCTCGAGCGGTGCACGGAAACTTCCTTGAAGCCATCAACATGGCCTCTTCGTTGTACGCCCACGATTACATTGACAGAGACTTGACTAGGACCGGAGTGTCTGTTGTGGTCATTAGTCCCAGTCCTGGCGTTTTCGAGGTCGACTACGACGCGCTTCGCCGAACGACTGAATCTCTTGTGGGTAATGGCATCGGCATTGACTTGATCTGCATACCAAAGATACCACTGCACTCTGTCCCGCTGTTTCGTTATCGTGCTCCTCAAAACTCGCAGCTCGCTAGCCAAAGGTCGAAGCTGAACATGAGCAGCGGAAGTACCCCAAAGCAGACCAGTTCGGTGTTTGGGAGTTATAGCAGTCAAGTAGGGTTATTTTCTCCTGGAAAAGGACTCGAAATGGCCCGCCGTGGTGAGCCTGTTGGTCAACGCTCCGCACAAGATGAATTTGTCTCCGTTGTGCCCCAGTGGCTTCATGTGTCATACTGGACGGGCGCGTCTGAAGAAGCACTTTCTTATCAGGGAATTGCTTTGTCGGTGTCGGACGTGCCTCATGGTGACGCCGGAGACGAGTTCCCAATTCGATGTCGCATGTATGACTTGCAAATGCGAAGCGTGATGGAAACCAATGAGATCGAGACCCAGCCGCTGCACATGGATCCATATTTCCCTCTGTCGGCGCTCCAGGTCACTCAGATCCCCCAACCGCATATCGATTCCGATGGGACGATATTTGTCAAGAACACCCAGGTGCCAGAGACTCTTTTTGAACACGTCTATGGCTTCCAGAAGTTTGTCCCTGATAGAAACAGCAAACATGCGGAACGATCACTGTGGAAACAATTGCAACAGTATGACGACTCCAGGGCACGACTGCCAACTTCCCGGATGATTGCTGGTCCTCACAGGCATGGGCGTATGTACGAGGATGTTCCAAGAAAGCAAGTGTCGGAAGATACCAGCCTGCTGAGTACCTCCTTTAGCGAGCGTCGTCCTTCCACTGCTATTCAACCCACAATTCCTGGGCCTTCTCAATTTCATCGGCAGAGCTCTGACAGGTTGGATGTCCTATCTTCCTTGTCGACCAACCGTAAAAGTCCTGCTGGGTCTAGTAACGCCAGCAGCACCGCTACTTCGTCTCCCACCAAGCCTCCTAAGTTCATGCGACAGATCAGCCGTTCGAGTGCGGGTTTTAAGATAGCCGCTCCTAAGGCAGCCGCCGCAGAATTGAGCGTCCAGAGTGTTGAGGCCTCGCGGCCCTCGGGTCCACACGATCACAGGATGGGCAATGCTCGCGGAGATCAACGGCCAATGTCTTCGGACAAGACAAGAATGGGCTCGCCTTTGTTCAACCAAGGCAGTTTCTCCTCTTACACGTTTGCACAGGGGTACCTGTCGCCTGGAGATTCGGGCAGCAAGCCGATCCTGATCAGAAACCAACAGCCGAGTGGTGTCAGCGTGGCCAATTCGATTCTGGTTTCAACACTGCGCCCAGAGCCTACTCGCCTCGACCGGGACATAAAAAAGTCCAACGCCATCCGGAACGACGATGCTAATCGGCTTAACAAGTCCATATTATTGGCGGATGCCATGTCGGAGTTGCCAACCACTTTGTCTCCCACCACAGCTCTGAACCCGTGGCTGACAATCCTGAACCCGTCCAATACCAAACCTGAGGATGTGAACATGGCTTCTCTGTACAGCCGCTGGCAGCACGTATTTCCAAGACCCGCAGAAATGAGACTCATGAAGTGGAAGTCGTTGTGCTCTCCGGCTGCTGTCCCACTTACGTGTGAGTACTTCCCCACAGAGTCTCAGTTTGAGTCAGAGTACCAGCGCCAGCCTTACAATGTGTCACAAAATGTGGACGACGAGCTGTCCGAGGAACCAAGGTCGCGTGACGACTTGCTGCGAGAGTTGGTTAGTTTGCGCTTTTGCCAGGGATTCCAAATCATCGTCGGCCCAGCGGTTGCGAAGGCTTTCGGCCAGAAACAACTCAAGGTTGCTGATGTCTTCTCCAGAGACCACATGATGGAAGATGGCACGAGCATTTTCATGTCCGCTGGTAATACCATACATCAGCTGTCGTGTGTCAACGGGACCGAAGTGGAAGTCAATATCTTTGTTCGAAAGCCGACGGAAAGTTCTCCGCAGGTTTATGACGGGGCATCATCGAGGTACAAGCCGGCCATTCGGACACTGTTGGATCAACGCTACAGGACAAGCGAGTTTGATCTTGTAACGCCCAAGCCAGAGTGGAACTGGAATTACATTGATGCTTTTGTCGCTGGCCACAATGACGAACTGACGGAGCATCTGAGGTTCTGGCGTGCGAGATTCGTTTTGATCCCTATTACGGGCAGACACGCATCGCTACCCCGGGCACAGAGCGGAGATAGTGACGAGGAGGTTCGTATTGAGGGGATCCGCAAGCTTGCTCAGTTGTGGCAGAGGTACCGATACGTTCCTCCGAATGAAAGACGGCTTCAAGGTCCGGGCcagcggaagaagaaggaagccaATCCTCTTGATATTGTTTACAAGACCGAGGATTCATCTGTGGTCATTGCGGCCGAACTCGAGACATTGCCTTTGCTGGAAGGTGTGGACCGCAAGGGAGGGTTAGTAAGAAGAGGGGAACAGTTTTCAAAGAAGAACTTTAGCTTGGCTGCTCTGGCGGAGGCTATACAGCAACCGGTGGAACAAGGTGGTGTCCGTATGCAGAACCGCAGATGGCATTTGCGCCTGCATTACAACTGCTTCATCGGTTCTGACATGACGAGTTGGCTTCTAGACAACTTTGAGGATCTTGAGGACCgggaagaggcagaggctCTAGGTAATCGTCTCATGGTATCTGACGACAGGGAGAAAGACAAAGAGGGCAACAAGAAAGAGAGCGGAGGTCTATTCGTGCACGTTGAGAAGCGCCATTCGTTTAGGGACGGGCAGTACTTTTACCAGATCAGCAGCGAATACGCAAAGCCTCAGCCCAGTTGGTTCAAGCGAACCCAACAGTTCTCCATACCGACAACGCCTATGTCAGAGAACATGCCTCGGGATTTACGGGTTGGCATCTCGAGACCGACTTCTATCCATGAAGAGAATTCTTCAACCTCTGGCgcttcaacaccaacggcaccacccACTGTCATCGGCGGCAAGAAGCCCAAAGTTGTTCTCAGCAAGTCTATCAAGTACGACGTCGATCATCGCAAAAAGTCCTACCGGCCCGAGATTGTCGAACTACATTACGACCGCCTCCACAACCCAGAAAACTGTTACCATATCCGCGTTGACTGGATGAACGTCACTGCCAAGCTCATCGAAGACGCCGTTGAGAACTGGGCAAGGGAAGCAGCCCAGTACGGTCTCCGACTGGTTGAAGTCCCCATAGCAGAAGCCTGCTCGATCAGCtacatcaaccccttccgCCGACCCTACATCATAAAACtcgccctcccaccacccgaCCGGTCACCTGTCACATATTACGACTCTATttccttcaccccctccgcccagCCGGGGAAGCATTTCTACCAAAAGGCCATCCTGCGCAAATTCGACTTTGTCCTCGACGTCGAAGCAGCGTCCAACTTTCCCTCCAACGTCGACGTGTCCTACTCGTGGGGAAAGCCAGACTTCAGATATACCCAGTACATCCACCGGTCGGGGTCTGTCCTGGCGCAAATCACAGACGAGGGGGATCTTCTCTTGTTGGCAAACAGGTTGTATAGCAGCCGAGCTGCTGCCGccagggagagggagatgcaGAGGGAACTCCGGACGGAGCACCCTGCACTCGGTGTGAACAGTGCCGTCGCCACGCCTGGTGGTGTTCCGGGATGGGCGATGACGCCGCTGGGTGGTTACCCGGTGTTTAACCTCCCCACTCCGAGTGTGGGAATTAGCTCGGAGCCGGTGACGTCTTCTCCATCGATTAAACCGGGTTTTTTGTCGCCTATCATCCGACCTGTTGGGGCAACGGCGATGAGTAACCCGCCTTCTgctgggggtggagggggtaGTGCGTTTGGTACACCGGGGATATTGCAAAAGGGGCCGGGGTGGAGCTGGACGGGGCAGGAGCCGGAGATGGTGaaggatgagctggagaggttTTGTAAGGATACGAGGGCATTGGACCAGTTTTATCGGGAGCAACggatggctgctgttgttaGGGAGGCGGGCGGGGGGGTTAGTGCTGGGGGTattggggctgttgggggggCAGTTattggggcggggggggtggggagcaCGCCGGTGACGGAGGGGAATATTCCTGTTATTGGGCTGCCGGGAAATATTATTGGGAgcgttgggggggggagtaaTAGTGGGGCAGTGGGAACGGGGATGGGAATCAGTCCGAGGGTGGGGAGCCCGGCTTTTAtgatgggggcgggggagaggtttttGAGACGGGGGAGTGTGCAGATtgcgggggggttggaggggttgaggatgacggggaagggggaggggaagggggattgggggagaTAA
- a CDS encoding hypothetical protein (COG:P; EggNog:ENOG503NU56), with product MSYNAHQTKQAARNVAWHKSKWNIFPYSRNKYTHDSTNTAAWQSANDQDLEGHPLEGLPIRPSDDPRTPGIPLNGPGSTSRNINASGRTPNTADGQFGSNETFVGSNPLSVGEQKVTSSALNKLPAMRWRFKRSVTGDATTTSEGATADGVKKKKKESSSFLKHVEPKEPFTVRNQIQRVFFNSWINVLLIAAPVGIVIANIHSVSKIAVFVVNFMAIVPLAAILGFATEEIAFRTGETVGGLLNATFGNAVELIVAIIALADRQVVIVQTSLIGSILSNLLLVMGMCFFFGGLRRREQYFNTTVAQTSASLLALAVASVIVPTVFDRSSQSPQNDVAKLSRGTSVILLFVYCAYLFFQLKTHSMVFAEESQKVQAKPFTHPMRRSVPEGAVSQGLVAPAGIISGHGLGSEQSENEKIREMVTKPPMRSASGATQGGTVSNPGKGSVEEDNDKDEVTLHFLVAIATLAGSTVVIAICAEYMVDSISAITASGAVSEEFVGLILLPIVGNAAEHATAVTVAIKDKMDLAIGVAVGSSMQVALFIIPLLVIIGWGMGIDAMTLSFDPFQVAVLFVAVLLVNYLINDGKSHWLEGMLLMCLYAIIAICSWWYPTDGSSISGGGNNRTLELSL from the exons ATGTCTT ATAACGCCCACCAGACCAAACAAGCGGCACGCAACGTGGCCTGGCACAAGTCGAAGTGGAATATCTTCCCGTACTCACGCAACAAATACACACATGACTCTACCAACACTGCAGCATGGCAGTCGGCCAATGATCAGGATCTCGAAGGCCATCCGCTGGAGGGGTTGCCGATCAGACCGTCGGATGACCCAAGGACCCCGGGAATCCCGCTGAACGGCCCCGGGTCGACGAGCAGAAACATCAATGCATCGGGACGGACCCCTAATACGGCTGATGGCCAGTTTGGAAGTAATGAGACGTTTGTTGGCTCGAACCCTTTGTCGGTAGGGGAGCAGAAGGTCACTAGCAGTGCGCTTAACAAGTTACCAGCGATGCGCTGGAGATTCAAACGCAGTGTCACAGGCGATGCGACGACGACATCCGAGGGGGCTACTGCCGATGgcgtcaagaagaagaaaaaggagtCGAGCAGTTTCCTCAAGCATGTCGAGCCTAAGGAGCCGTTCACGGTTAGGAACCAGATCCAACGGGTATTCTTCAATTCATGGATCAATGTGTTGCTGATTGCAGCACCGGTTGGTATTGTAATTGCCAATATTCACTCTGTCAGTAAGATTGCCGTGTTTGTGGTTAATTTTATGGCAATTGTTCCCCTGGCGGCCATTCTGGGGTTTGCGACGGAGGAGATTGCGTTCAGGACGGGCGAGACTGTGGGTGGTCTATTGAATGCCACCTTTGG AAACGCAGTCGAACTGATCGTAGCCATCATCGCGCTTGCTGATCGTCAAGTCGTCATCGTTCAGACCTCCCTCATCGGcagcatcctctccaacttACTCCTCGTCATGGGCatgtgcttcttctttggcgggCTGCGGAGACGGGAACAAtacttcaacaccaccgttgCGCAAACTTCTGCCAGCTTGCTCGCCCTCGCCGTGGCTAGTGTGATCGTTCCGACAGTGTTTGACCGATCCAGCCAGTCGCCACAGAACGATGTTGCCAAGCTGTCTCGAGGCACCTCCGTCATTCTCCTCTTCGTTTACTGCGCCTACTTGTTCTTCCAGCTCAAGACGCACTCAATGGTCTTTGCCGAAGAAAGCCAGAAGGTTCAAGCCAAACCGTTCACCCACCCTATGCGACGCAGCGTCCCCGAAGGCGCCGTCTCTCAGGGACTCGTCGCCCCAGCTGGCATTATCAGTGGTCATGGTTTGGGGTCAGAGCAATCCGAGAATGAAAAGATCCGGGAAATGGTGACCAAGCCTCCTATGAGGAGTGCTTCGGGGGCAACCCAAGGCGGCACCGTCAGTAATCCCGGCAAAGGCAGTGTAGAGGAAGACAACGACAAAGATGAGGTCACATTGCACTTTCTCGTTGCCatcgccaccctcgccgggTCTACGGTTGTTATCGCCATTTGTGCAGAGTACATGGTTGACTCCATTagcgccatcaccgccagcggGGCTGTTTCTGAAGAATTCGTCGGCTTGATTCTTCTTCCTATCGTGGGCAACGCAGCCGAGCACGCCACTGCTGTAACTGTCgccatcaaggacaagatGGATCTTGCTAttggggtggcggtgggttCGAGCATGCAAGTGGCGTTGTTTATCATCCCCTTGCTTGTTATCAttgggtgggggatggggatcgATGCCATGACGCTGAGCTTTGATCCATTCCAggtggcggtgttgtttgttgcggtgttgctggtgaatTATTTGATAAATGACGGGAAGAGTCattggttggaggggatgttGCTTATGTGTTTGTATGCCATCATTGCGATTTGTTCTTGGT GGTACCCGACCGATGGGAGTAGTATTTCCGGAGGGGGGAATAACAGGACTTTGGAGTTGAGTCtttag